Proteins encoded together in one Streptomyces sp. NBC_01216 window:
- a CDS encoding extracellular solute-binding protein: protein MKNRHLVCPLAAATALALAGCGLLPGDADGTRTVSIWLMRDSVSEDFLKRFTTAYEAEHEGVELQVTFQEWTGIGKKVTEAIKGEGGPDVIEVGNTQVAQYADTDKLYDLTLESARDLGGEEWLPGLAEPGRIDGAQYGIPWYAANRIVIYNKDLFGEAGITKPPATREKWLADTEKLNDKGNQGIYLAGQDWYTLAGFIWDEGGELAVDRSGAWDGALDTPAALRGMDFYKHLQSLGSGPRDADEQTPPQAEVFARGDVAQIIAAPSAVAAITKVNPAIEDKLGFFPIPGKQVDQPCAVFTGGSDLIIPENAPQRGAALEVVKALAGEKWQAELARAMNYVPNKPRLASVVEGQEATAAMAVGAARGRATPNSPQWADVEADNPIKPYMTAVLRGEDPKAAAAAASAKISSTLAE, encoded by the coding sequence GTGAAGAACCGCCATCTCGTCTGTCCCCTGGCCGCCGCGACCGCGCTCGCGCTCGCCGGCTGCGGGCTCCTCCCCGGCGACGCCGACGGGACCCGCACCGTCAGCATCTGGCTGATGCGCGACAGCGTCAGCGAGGACTTCCTCAAGCGGTTCACCACCGCGTACGAGGCCGAGCACGAGGGTGTCGAGCTCCAGGTCACCTTCCAGGAGTGGACGGGTATCGGGAAGAAGGTCACCGAGGCGATCAAGGGCGAGGGCGGCCCGGACGTCATCGAGGTCGGCAACACCCAGGTCGCCCAGTACGCGGACACCGACAAGCTCTACGACCTCACCCTGGAGTCCGCGCGCGACCTCGGCGGCGAGGAATGGCTGCCCGGCCTCGCCGAGCCCGGCCGCATCGACGGTGCCCAGTACGGCATCCCCTGGTACGCGGCCAACCGCATCGTGATCTACAACAAGGACCTCTTCGGCGAAGCCGGCATCACCAAGCCCCCGGCCACCCGGGAGAAGTGGCTCGCCGACACCGAGAAGCTCAACGACAAGGGCAACCAGGGCATCTACCTGGCCGGCCAGGACTGGTACACCCTCGCCGGGTTCATCTGGGACGAGGGCGGCGAACTCGCCGTCGACCGCAGCGGCGCCTGGGACGGAGCCCTGGACACCCCCGCGGCGCTGCGCGGTATGGACTTCTACAAGCACCTCCAGTCCCTGGGCTCGGGACCCAGGGACGCCGACGAACAGACCCCGCCGCAGGCCGAGGTCTTCGCGCGCGGCGACGTCGCCCAGATCATCGCGGCACCCAGCGCCGTCGCCGCCATCACCAAGGTCAACCCGGCGATCGAGGACAAACTCGGCTTCTTCCCCATACCCGGCAAGCAGGTCGACCAGCCCTGCGCCGTCTTCACCGGCGGCTCGGACCTGATCATCCCGGAGAACGCCCCCCAGCGCGGCGCGGCCCTGGAGGTCGTGAAGGCGCTGGCCGGGGAGAAGTGGCAGGCCGAACTCGCCCGCGCCATGAACTACGTCCCCAACAAGCCCCGCCTGGCCTCGGTCGTCGAGGGGCAGGAGGCCACCGCGGCCATGGCCGTCGGAGCGGCACGCGGCCGGGCCACGCCCAACTCCCCGCAGTGGGCCGACGTCGAGGCGGACAACCCCATCAAGCCCTACATGACGGCCGTCCTGCGGGGCGAGGATCCGAAGGCCGCGGCCGCCGCAGCCTCGGCGAAGATCAGCTCGACGCTCGCCGAATAG
- a CDS encoding dodecin, with the protein MSNHTYRVTEIVGTSPDGVDQAIRNGIGRAARTLRSLDWFEVTQVRGHIVDGAIEHYQVGLKVGFRLEEDE; encoded by the coding sequence ATGTCGAACCACACCTATCGCGTCACCGAGATCGTCGGCACCTCCCCCGACGGAGTCGACCAGGCCATTCGCAATGGCATCGGGCGGGCCGCCCGGACGCTGCGGTCCCTCGACTGGTTCGAGGTGACGCAGGTCCGCGGTCATATCGTGGATGGTGCGATCGAGCACTACCAGGTCGGCCTGAAGGTCGGCTTCCGCCTGGAGGAGGACGAGTAG